The following nucleotide sequence is from Rhodothermales bacterium.
ATCCGCGTGGTGACAACTGGATGGAGTTGCTGCTCCTGATCGATGCCGCGAAGAGGGCATCGGCTGCGCGCGTGACGGCTGTGATTCCGTACTTCGGTTATGCCCGGCAGGAGCGAAAGGACCAGCCGAGAGTGTCGATTGCGGCAAAATTGATGGCCAACATGCTGACCACGGCCGGAATCGACCGGGTTCTGACCATGGATCTGCACGCGTCGCAAATTCAGGGTTTTTTCGATGTTCCAGTGGATCATCTGTACGGAAGTGCCGTTTTCATTGACTATTTCAACGATCTCCAGCTGTCAAATCTGGTTGTCGTCGCTCCAGACGTGGGCGCGTTGAAGATCGCCCGCGCGTATGCGAAGCGATTGCACGCGGAGCTTGCGGTTGTGGACAAGCGACGTCCGCGGCAGAATGAGGCAGAGGTGATGAACATCATCGGTGAGGTCGACGGGAAGAATGTTCTTTTGATCGATGACATCATTGACACGGCGGGCACGATTACGAGCGGCGCCGCGGCCCTGAGAGCTGCCGGAGCACTGGAGATTATGGCGGCCTGCACGCACCCCATTCTGTCGGGACCTGCGTATGAGCGTATCGAGAGCTCCGAAATCAGCAGGCTCGTTGTGACGGACACCGTTCCGTTGAAACGACCGTCCGATCGCATAGACGTCGTGAGCGTAGCCGATATTTTTGCTGACGCAATAAGCAGGATATCTCGCGACGCGTCCGTCTCAACGTTGTTCGTCCCGTAGTGGTTTTTTCAGAAGATCGCCGAATCGGCGATCAACAATAATAGCATCAGGAAATGAATACGTTCAAAGTCGAAGCCCAGCCACGAGAGCCAGGGAAGAAATCTGCCAGGGCCCTGCGGCGCTCCGGGTTCGTACCATGCGTCGTGTATGGGATGGGTGAGACGACCGTCCCGTTCCACGTCGTGGCTGCCGATCTGCACCGTTTGGTGTTCACCGATGAGCGTAATCGCGTCGAGCTTCGCATCGGCAAGGACTCATACGATTGCATTCTGAAGGAGGTGGACTTTAATCCCACCACCGACATGCCTATTCATGCGGATTTCCAAATGCTCCGCGAAGGCGTTGCGATCGAGTTGTCCGTCCCCGTTCAGTACGTAGGAAAGGCCAAAGGCCAGCTCGAAGGTGGCGATCTTGACTTCCTTGTACACGAACTGGAAATCGAAACCCTGCCCAAGAACATCCCGGACCATCTCACCGTGGACATCTCGGATCTGGATATCGGAGACACCATCCACGTGTCCGACCTCTCATTCGAAGGCATCACTGTCGTAACATCGCCGTCGCAGTCCCTCGTGACTTGCTTCGTTCGCCGTGTGGTTGAGGAGGTTGTTGAGGAAGTTGAGGGTGTCGAGGGAGAACCGGTCGAGGGCGAGGAAGGCGTCGAGGGCGAGGAAGGCGTCGAGGCGGAAAAGTCGGAGAAGTCGGAATAGCCCGACAGCCATGGTCGAGCTTATCAGGCGTCTCTTCCGACGTAGTCGCCAACCAGAGCCAATGCCCGCAGCCCCCCGTGTCCTGGTCGGATTGGGTAACCCAGGCGAGGAGTACGAAGACAGCCGTCACAACATCGGTTTTCGGGTCGCTAACCTGTTGGCCGAGCGTTGCAAGCTTACATTCGATCTGCACAAGAACAACGCGGTGCAGGGGCTCGGAACATGGCGGGGCAGGCGCGTCGTCGTGTCGAAGCCGACCACATTCATGAATCGCAGCGGCCAGGCCGTTCTGGCGCTGATGAAGCAGCATCGTGTTTCGTCGCGCGATGTCCTTGTCATTGTCGACGACATCCATCTCCCGCTGGGCGAGGTGCGGCTCCGGGCCACCGGAGGGTCGGGTGGCCACAACGGTGTGCAGGATATCATTGACAGGATGGGCGGTGGGGACTTTCCACGCCTTCGCGTCGGGATCGGCAGGGAATTCTCTCGTGGAGGCCAGTCGGACTTCGTGCTGTCACCGTTCGACGAAAGCGAGGGTCCGGACGTTGTCGCGGCCATTGACCGCGCGGTCGAGGCCGCCCTGACGTATGTAGTCGACGGCGTAGAGGTGGCCATGAGCAGGCACAATCGCCGCATCAGCCGCGATGATTAGAATAATGCGTTAAGTGCTTCTTACCGCTACGCCAGCGCGATATTTTCCCGTTTCTAAACCGCTGCACGTCTTCAGCCGATTGACCAGTTTTGGCCCGCGAATACCTCACCAATTGCAGTTTGAGCGGCCGGTGCGATGTCATCATTCGAAGCTCGCCCGTGTGTTGCGGTTGATCTTTTGCACAGAATAGCGGCCGGGGGTCGCCCAGACATTTATGGATAGCCAACTGATATTGTACCTCGTGCCGGTCGCAGGCTTGATCGCACTCCTCTACGCATTCGTTCGCGCGCGCTGGGTTTCCAGGCAAGATTCAGGAACGGATGAGATGATCGAGATCGCGAACAATATTGCAGAGGGTGCCCGTGCGTTCCTGCGACAGGAGTATCGGGTGCTCGTGATCTTTGTCCTCGCCGTCGGTGCTCTGCTCGCGTTCGCCAATGCGGGCCGGGCCGACTCGTCGTGGCTCATATCGATCTCGTTTGCGACGGGAGCTCTTTGCTCGGGTGTGGCTGGATTTGTGGGAATGCGGGTGGCCACCAAGGCCAACGTGAGGACGACCCAGGCGGCGCG
It contains:
- a CDS encoding ribose-phosphate pyrophosphokinase, producing the protein MVFSHRDIPITLFSGRSNPALGRDIAQSYGTELGHVAIKDFADGEIYVRYDESIRGSDLFIIQSTHPRGDNWMELLLLIDAAKRASAARVTAVIPYFGYARQERKDQPRVSIAAKLMANMLTTAGIDRVLTMDLHASQIQGFFDVPVDHLYGSAVFIDYFNDLQLSNLVVVAPDVGALKIARAYAKRLHAELAVVDKRRPRQNEAEVMNIIGEVDGKNVLLIDDIIDTAGTITSGAAALRAAGALEIMAACTHPILSGPAYERIESSEISRLVVTDTVPLKRPSDRIDVVSVADIFADAISRISRDASVSTLFVP
- a CDS encoding 50S ribosomal protein L25 → MNTFKVEAQPREPGKKSARALRRSGFVPCVVYGMGETTVPFHVVAADLHRLVFTDERNRVELRIGKDSYDCILKEVDFNPTTDMPIHADFQMLREGVAIELSVPVQYVGKAKGQLEGGDLDFLVHELEIETLPKNIPDHLTVDISDLDIGDTIHVSDLSFEGITVVTSPSQSLVTCFVRRVVEEVVEEVEGVEGEPVEGEEGVEGEEGVEAEKSEKSE
- a CDS encoding aminoacyl-tRNA hydrolase, encoding MPAAPRVLVGLGNPGEEYEDSRHNIGFRVANLLAERCKLTFDLHKNNAVQGLGTWRGRRVVVSKPTTFMNRSGQAVLALMKQHRVSSRDVLVIVDDIHLPLGEVRLRATGGSGGHNGVQDIIDRMGGGDFPRLRVGIGREFSRGGQSDFVLSPFDESEGPDVVAAIDRAVEAALTYVVDGVEVAMSRHNRRISRDD